The Sinomicrobium kalidii region CGGACCTGAATTACGGTATTATGCTTTTTATGTATACGGTCAGGGGGTTCGGTTATCCGCTTTTCGCGTATTCGTTTTTAGTATGGATAACCTATCGCAGCCCTCAGCATAAACTGGGGAGCGCCGTAGGTTGGTTTTGGTTTGTCTTTACAGGAGGGTTAAATGTCCTTGGAGCTTATTATTCCAGTTGGGCCATAAAAGAACTCGGCTATCTGAACACCTTGTGGAGTTCTATTTTCTGGGTATTGGTCGGGGCTTTCTTCGCCATTATCCTGAATAAGGACAAATTTAAGGCATCCATAAACAAAAAGCGAAATACCAAAATGCAGGAGTTGATAAAAGGCCTGACGATCGTCAGGGAACAACCCAAAGTATTTATCGGAGGGATTGTCCGCGTTATCAATACTACGGCCCAGTTTGCCTTTCCTGTATTTATTCCCACCTATCTGGCCGGTTATGGTTTTAGCACCACGGAATGGCTTCAGATCTGGGGGACGATCTTTACGGCCAATATTGCTTTTAACCTGATCTTCGGTTTTGTGGGAGATATATTCGGATGGCGCAATACGGTGCTGTGGTTTGGCGGTGTCGGTTGCGGGATCACTACCCTGCTCTTTTTCTATTCGCCGGTCATATTCGGAAACAGCTTTTGGCTGGTGATGTTGTGCGGCATATTGTGGGGCGTTTTATTAGCCGGTTATGTTCCACTGTCGGCCCTGGTCCCTTCCCTGGTAAAAAAGGACAAAGGGGCGGCCATGGCCATATTAAACCTGGGAGCCGGCCTTGCGGTTTTTGCCGGTCCTGCCATTGTAGGACTGTTTATCGGTTCTATCGGAAGTAAAGGCGTGGTGTGTATCCTGGCCGGCCTTTATTTCTTAAGCGCTATCCTCACCTATTTTATAACCCTTCCGGAGCATACAGAAACCGCTTCGGGCATCACAAAAACAAACGCGGCAAAAGCAACTAAACGTTTTATTTAATTAAAAATCTGAACAAAATGAAAATTCTTATAACGGCGCCCTATAATGAAAAGAGCCTGGAAGAACTGAAAACCTCTTTTGGGGAAATTATCTATAAACCCTGGAAAACCCAGGGAAGGGCCTACAATGAAACCGAACTTATAGCCCTGTTGTCCGAACACCAGGCCGATGCCCTGATTACCGAACACGACGATGTTTCCGAAAAGGTTATCGAAAATTTCCCCAATCTCCGGTTTATAGGGGTTTGCCGGGGTACTCCTTCCAATGTTGCCGTACATAAGGCCGGGGAACTGGGTATTTCCCTGTTCCACACCCCGGGGCGCAATGCGCAGGCCGTAGCCGAGTTGTTCCTGGCCGGGGTCATTATCCTGTTGCGCAAAGTAGTGCCCGCAACCGCATGGCTGCAAGGTGAACAATGGGAAAAAGGGGCTCATACTTCCTACCTCCAATTTAAGGGTAACGAACTGGCCAACAAGACCATCGGGCTTGTGGGATTTGGCGATATAGGCCGGAAAATCGCCAGAATGACAAACGCCTTCCCCTGCCACATACAGTATTACGATCCCTATGTATCTACAGACGATCCGCTATATAAAAGTGTTTCTCTCGAAACCCTGTTCGAGACCAGCGATATTGTTTCCGTACATTTACCTGTAAACGAAGAGACCACCGGCATGATCGACAAGCGCCTGTTTGACAAAATGAAAAAAAACGCCATTTTTGTCAATACGGCCCGGGCTGCCGTAGTAGACCGGGAGGCCCTGCTGGAAGCCCTGGAAAACAAACACATCCTGGGCGCTTACCTGGATGTATTTGACCATGAGCCTCCGGACGAAACAGATTACAGGATCATCCACCTGCCCAATGTCTTTACCACCCCGCATATTGCCGGGGCCACCCATGAAGTGGAGGACCATCATTCGTTTATAATGAATGCCAAATTGCTGGAAACTTTTCAAAAATCCAAAACCAAAGCCATTTAACCGATGAACACCGACAAAACATTAAATTATCTGGTAACCGATATCGGAACGGGAAATGTACGGGTAGCCCTTATCGATTCCGACGGAGAACTCAAAGGGATTGAGCGGGACGAAGTACATTATCACGGGGATAACACGCATCCGGAAGCCCTCTGTTTTGATCCCGGACAGTTGTGGGACCAGATCATGGCACTGGCCAAAAAACTGTTGTCCCGGTTTCCAGACACTGAGATCAAGGCCATTACAGCATCCAGTCAACGGGAAGGGATCGTCCTCACGGACCGGGAGGGCCATAACCTTATCGGCCTTCCCAACCACGACCACAGGGGCAGGGAATGGGAATCCGTCGTTACCGATCCCGAAAAGATATACCGCCTTTGCGGAAGGTATCCGGGCTCCATTTTTTCAGCATTAAAACTGTACGGCATTAAAAAGAAACGCACTGATCTGTTCGATGCCACGGAAACCTTTATGAGTATCAGTGACTGGGCGCAATACCAGTTTTCCGGGGTCACGGGATACGAGCATTCCCAGGCTTCGGAGACACTGCTATATGATGTTTCGGCCAGGCAATGGTCCGCCGGATTATGCAGGGAATTTGATATAAACCCCGATACCCTTCCCCCCCTGAGGGAATCGGGGACCCTGCTCGGCACCGTTTTACCTGAAATTGCGGAAGAACTCGGTATTTCCACGGAGACCGAAGTGATCGTTGGCGGTGCGGACACCCAACTCGCCATTCACAGCACCCGTCCCGAAACCGATGATGTGATCGTGGTGGCCGGGACCACGACCCCGATTGTAAAACTGCTTCCTTCCTATACGCTGGACCCCCGTATGAAAACCTGGACCGGAAGGCATACCGACCCGGACCATTTTGTACTGGAGACCAACGCCGGGGTTACAGGCCTGAACTACCAGCGTTTAAAATCCCTGCTCTATCCCGATTGCGGATATGAACGTATCGAGGAAGAAATGAAACCATACAACGATCCGTCGTGTACGGCTTCTCTCGGGTCCCTTATCGCTTCCGAGACAAACCCGATAACTTCCGGGGGATTCCGGTTTAGCACACCCCTCTCCGATCACCTGAAACGGTCGGACTTTATGCTGGCTACCTTGTGGGACATGGCTTTTTGCATCGCGGAAAACTACAAATACCTGCAATCGGTGAACGGCCATGATAAAGACTACATCTGGGGATGCGGCGGCGGATTTCAGAGTGCCACACTTGCCCAGATCCTTTCTGATGTATTGCAGAAAAAAATAAGGATCCACACCGGGTTTGAACACGCTACAATAGCAGGAGCGGCTTATTGCTGCAACCAGACATACGGGCTGGAAGTGCAGCCTCCGGAAGACTCCATCACCGAATATACCCCCAAAAACAAAGTACCGGTATCCATTTCGGATGCATGGCAACAAACCAGAAGAACTTTTACCAAATAAATACCAAAAAAGAAACATGCGATATTTTCTAGGGATTGACATAGGCACCCAGGGCGCCCGGATAGCTGTAACTGATATTTCGGGAAACCAGGTCATCAGCGGAGAAGAAACTTTTAAACTTACGGAGGATTCCCGGCAGGAGCAGTCCCCGGAATCCTGGTGGACCAGCTGTCGGAGCCTCATACAAAAGAAACTCAATGATGATGTAAAGAACAATATAGAAAGCATTGCCGTCACCTCCACCTCCGGAACGGTTATCCCCCTGGATAAGGAAAACAACCCCTTGCACCCGGCATTGATGTACAGCGATAAAAGATCGGCAATACAGGGAAGACGCTGTATGCAGGCTGCACAGGAAAATACTGAGGGCTATACCGGGTTTAACGCTTCGAGCGGGTTGTCCAAAATGGTCTGGTTTGCCGAAAACCACCCGGAAAAAACAGCACGAATAGTCCGATGGGTCCATGCTGCGGATTATATCACGGGTAAATTGTCCGGCGTCTGGGGCGTAACCGACCATACCAATGCTTTGAAATCGGGATATGACACCCGAAACGGAATATGGCCGGAATACCTCTTTTCCGAACTCGGGCTTTCCAGGACATGGATGCCCGAAGTACATCCGTCAGGTACAGTTATCGGAACTATGTCCCCGGAAGTTTCACAAACCCTTGGTTTTAAAAACCGCCCGAAAGTTACAGTCGGTATCACTGATGGCTGTGCTTCGCAGATCGCATCAGGGGCTATTTACCCGGGCACATGGAATACGACCATCGGCACTACACTGGTGGTTAAAGGAGTTACACAAGAACAAATGATCGATCCCGAAGGAAGGTTTTACAGTCACAGGCACCCTCAGGGATACTGGATGCCCGGAGGTGCCGGGAA contains the following coding sequences:
- a CDS encoding MFS transporter, which translates into the protein MSGNQPPKLSLNSLWNKAGPPRQLTWGYLGILIFMMGDGVEQGWLSPYLIERGMLMQHSATLFTMYGVAIAISSWFSGVLAESFGPKKTMLMGVILYILGTIGFVGYGLPDLNYGIMLFMYTVRGFGYPLFAYSFLVWITYRSPQHKLGSAVGWFWFVFTGGLNVLGAYYSSWAIKELGYLNTLWSSIFWVLVGAFFAIILNKDKFKASINKKRNTKMQELIKGLTIVREQPKVFIGGIVRVINTTAQFAFPVFIPTYLAGYGFSTTEWLQIWGTIFTANIAFNLIFGFVGDIFGWRNTVLWFGGVGCGITTLLFFYSPVIFGNSFWLVMLCGILWGVLLAGYVPLSALVPSLVKKDKGAAMAILNLGAGLAVFAGPAIVGLFIGSIGSKGVVCILAGLYFLSAILTYFITLPEHTETASGITKTNAAKATKRFI
- a CDS encoding 2-hydroxyacid dehydrogenase, which codes for MKILITAPYNEKSLEELKTSFGEIIYKPWKTQGRAYNETELIALLSEHQADALITEHDDVSEKVIENFPNLRFIGVCRGTPSNVAVHKAGELGISLFHTPGRNAQAVAELFLAGVIILLRKVVPATAWLQGEQWEKGAHTSYLQFKGNELANKTIGLVGFGDIGRKIARMTNAFPCHIQYYDPYVSTDDPLYKSVSLETLFETSDIVSVHLPVNEETTGMIDKRLFDKMKKNAIFVNTARAAVVDREALLEALENKHILGAYLDVFDHEPPDETDYRIIHLPNVFTTPHIAGATHEVEDHHSFIMNAKLLETFQKSKTKAI
- a CDS encoding FGGY-family carbohydrate kinase translates to MNTDKTLNYLVTDIGTGNVRVALIDSDGELKGIERDEVHYHGDNTHPEALCFDPGQLWDQIMALAKKLLSRFPDTEIKAITASSQREGIVLTDREGHNLIGLPNHDHRGREWESVVTDPEKIYRLCGRYPGSIFSALKLYGIKKKRTDLFDATETFMSISDWAQYQFSGVTGYEHSQASETLLYDVSARQWSAGLCREFDINPDTLPPLRESGTLLGTVLPEIAEELGISTETEVIVGGADTQLAIHSTRPETDDVIVVAGTTTPIVKLLPSYTLDPRMKTWTGRHTDPDHFVLETNAGVTGLNYQRLKSLLYPDCGYERIEEEMKPYNDPSCTASLGSLIASETNPITSGGFRFSTPLSDHLKRSDFMLATLWDMAFCIAENYKYLQSVNGHDKDYIWGCGGGFQSATLAQILSDVLQKKIRIHTGFEHATIAGAAYCCNQTYGLEVQPPEDSITEYTPKNKVPVSISDAWQQTRRTFTK
- a CDS encoding FGGY-family carbohydrate kinase, encoding MRYFLGIDIGTQGARIAVTDISGNQVISGEETFKLTEDSRQEQSPESWWTSCRSLIQKKLNDDVKNNIESIAVTSTSGTVIPLDKENNPLHPALMYSDKRSAIQGRRCMQAAQENTEGYTGFNASSGLSKMVWFAENHPEKTARIVRWVHAADYITGKLSGVWGVTDHTNALKSGYDTRNGIWPEYLFSELGLSRTWMPEVHPSGTVIGTMSPEVSQTLGFKNRPKVTVGITDGCASQIASGAIYPGTWNTTIGTTLVVKGVTQEQMIDPEGRFYSHRHPQGYWMPGGAGNIGADWVSRDFGNELSLLEKEAANNIPTGRMSFPLVQKGERFPFMAPEAVGFRPDNIPEAVLYASNMEGVAFVERMAYTLAQKLSRENIEAVYTAGGGSNSPLWLKIRSSVLNLPVYKMKHTSGAFGAAVLAASQTFFDNLTEAGKELIRMEKEVLPDTGLNKVYEGQYEKFLRLLETKNYIKQEDYA